The following coding sequences lie in one Longimicrobium sp. genomic window:
- a CDS encoding SDR family oxidoreductase: MTERVALVTGGAGNLGLAVTAAFLEAGWRVAVPVHGGPGDGLTELASRHEGRVTWFGADLSAEDGAEQSVARTVDWAGRIDAAVHTMGGYAGGHTIHETPVEVWDRMMSVNLRSSFLLARAAIPRMGEGGALVFVASRAAVSGRKGHGAYAVSKAALLTLTEAIAEENRGGVRANAVLPGTIDTPANRAAMPGADFSRWTPPDEIARVVLFLASPESAPVNGAAVPVYGQS, translated from the coding sequence ATGACGGAACGCGTGGCGCTGGTTACCGGCGGTGCGGGAAACCTGGGGCTGGCGGTCACCGCCGCGTTCCTGGAGGCGGGCTGGCGCGTGGCCGTCCCCGTCCACGGCGGCCCAGGGGACGGGCTGACCGAGCTGGCGTCGCGCCACGAGGGGCGCGTCACGTGGTTCGGGGCGGACCTGTCAGCGGAGGACGGGGCCGAGCAGTCGGTGGCGCGAACGGTGGATTGGGCCGGGCGCATCGACGCGGCGGTGCACACGATGGGCGGCTACGCGGGCGGGCACACCATCCACGAGACGCCGGTGGAGGTGTGGGACCGGATGATGTCCGTGAACCTGCGCAGCTCGTTCCTGCTCGCCCGTGCGGCGATCCCGCGGATGGGCGAGGGCGGCGCGCTGGTGTTCGTCGCCTCGCGCGCGGCGGTGAGCGGGCGCAAGGGCCACGGGGCGTACGCGGTGTCCAAGGCGGCGCTGCTGACGCTGACCGAGGCCATCGCGGAGGAGAACCGCGGCGGCGTGCGCGCCAACGCCGTGCTGCCGGGCACCATCGACACGCCCGCGAACCGCGCCGCCATGCCCGGGGCCGATTTCAGCCGGTGGACGCCGCCGGACGAGATCGCCCGCGTGGTGCTGTTCCTGGCGTCTCCGGAGTCTGCGCCGGTCAACGGGGCGGCCGTTCCGGTCTACGGCCAAAGCTGA
- the malQ gene encoding 4-alpha-glucanotransferase: MPDSPTIAGRASGILLHPTSLPGPGIGDLGEHAFRFVDWLVEAGQSLWQLLPLVAVNEGGSPYNALSAFAGNPLLISPAELHLHGLLPAGSVAPPEEMDDDCVDFGAVAAWKDEVVRRAYRVLVESEDEELRAEFARYQAENAEWLPDYALFRALRERHGGKGWVAWPDALRRREPAALAEARRELAAEVERHAYAQYLFDLQWSAVRRYANAHGIQIVGDVPIFVAHDSADVWAHQRLFNLDDRGMPTEVSGVPPDYFSETGQRWGNPLYRWDVLKQDGYRWWIERFRRTLQMVDVVRVDHFRGFESYWSVPADEETAIHGEWMPGPGRDLFDAARRELGALPLIAEDLGIITEEVEALRDELALPGMRVLQFGFGGDDPENPHLPGNYVHNAVAYTGTHDNDTALGWYADADGDARRAVQKMAGGDDDMHWRMIETVLNSDAGWAVMPLQDVLGLGGQARMNTPGVPEGNWAWRFRHGALTAELAQRLAELVSAAGRAPDPRAPVGIATDETVEEE, from the coding sequence ATGCCTGATTCGCCCACGATCGCGGGGCGCGCCAGCGGCATTCTGCTCCATCCCACTTCCCTGCCCGGCCCCGGCATCGGCGACCTGGGCGAGCACGCATTCCGGTTCGTCGACTGGCTGGTGGAGGCCGGGCAGTCGCTCTGGCAGCTGCTGCCGCTGGTGGCGGTAAACGAAGGAGGGTCGCCGTACAACGCGCTCTCCGCCTTCGCCGGCAACCCGCTGCTCATCAGCCCCGCGGAGCTTCACCTGCACGGGCTGCTCCCCGCCGGCTCCGTCGCGCCTCCGGAGGAGATGGACGACGACTGCGTGGACTTCGGCGCCGTCGCCGCGTGGAAGGACGAGGTGGTCCGCCGCGCCTACCGCGTGCTGGTGGAGTCGGAAGACGAGGAGCTGCGGGCGGAGTTCGCGCGCTACCAGGCCGAAAACGCGGAGTGGCTGCCGGACTACGCACTCTTCCGCGCCCTTCGCGAGCGGCACGGCGGCAAGGGCTGGGTCGCCTGGCCCGATGCCCTGCGCCGCCGCGAGCCCGCCGCGCTGGCCGAGGCGCGCCGCGAACTGGCGGCCGAGGTGGAGCGCCACGCCTACGCACAGTACCTGTTCGACCTGCAGTGGTCCGCCGTGCGCCGCTACGCCAACGCGCACGGCATCCAGATCGTGGGCGACGTGCCCATCTTCGTGGCGCACGACAGCGCCGACGTGTGGGCCCACCAGCGCCTGTTCAACCTGGACGACCGCGGCATGCCCACGGAGGTGTCGGGGGTGCCGCCGGACTACTTCAGCGAAACCGGGCAGCGCTGGGGGAACCCCCTGTATCGCTGGGACGTGCTGAAGCAGGACGGCTACCGCTGGTGGATCGAGCGCTTCCGCCGTACGCTGCAGATGGTGGACGTTGTCCGCGTGGACCATTTCCGCGGCTTCGAGAGCTACTGGTCCGTCCCGGCGGACGAGGAAACGGCCATCCACGGCGAGTGGATGCCCGGCCCCGGGCGCGACCTGTTCGACGCCGCGCGCCGCGAGCTGGGCGCGCTGCCGCTGATCGCCGAAGACCTGGGGATCATCACCGAAGAGGTGGAGGCGCTGCGTGACGAACTGGCGCTGCCGGGGATGCGTGTGCTGCAGTTCGGCTTCGGTGGGGACGATCCCGAGAACCCGCACCTGCCCGGCAACTACGTCCACAACGCCGTCGCCTACACCGGCACGCACGACAACGACACCGCGCTGGGCTGGTACGCCGACGCGGACGGCGACGCGCGCAGGGCCGTGCAGAAGATGGCGGGTGGAGACGATGACATGCACTGGCGGATGATCGAGACGGTGCTGAACTCCGATGCGGGGTGGGCCGTGATGCCGCTGCAGGACGTTCTCGGGCTCGGTGGACAGGCGCGGATGAACACGCCGGGCGTGCCGGAGGGCAACTGGGCCTGGCGCTTTCGCCACGGCGCGCTGACCGCGGAGCTGGCGCAGCGCCTGGCGGAGCTCGTCAGCGCCGCCGGCCGGGCGCCGGACCCGCGCGCGCCGGTGGGCATCGCTACGGACGAAACGGTGGAGGAGGAATGA
- the treS gene encoding maltose alpha-D-glucosyltransferase gives MSADTLWYKDAVFYELHVKAFQDSSQDGVGDFGGLVQRLDYVAGLGVDAIWLLPFYPSPLRDDGYDIADYYGVHPSYGTLDDVQRFLDEAHKRGLKVIADLVLNHTSSDHPWFQRARRAPKGSPERNFYVWSDDDTLYKEARIIFTDTEPSNWTWDPVAQQYYWHRFFSHQPDLNWDNPEVKEAMFRVMEYWLERGLDGFRADAVPYLIEREGTICENLPETHDILKEFRVRLEKNYPGRILLAEANQWPEDVRPYFGDDDEFHMAFHFPLMPRIFMAVRQGIRKPIVEIIERTPAIPENTQWCMFLRNHDELTLEMVTDEERDYMYREYAADPRMRINLGIRRRLAPLMENDRRKIELLNSILFTMPGSPIIYYGDEIGMGDNVWLGDRDGVRTPMQWSPDRNAGFSRTEPERLYLPAISDAVYGYQSVNVEAQERSPFSLLNWTKRLVRVRKQHRAFGRGSITFLEPENPHVLAYIREYGEDVILVVNNLSGAAQAVRLDLTKYAGRIPVELLGDTAFLPIDETPYALTLSPYGFFWFGLRTPRAADQGEIDPELAREWAQQDATMLEGSDLVVGLMRGVPTEWVRVQRWFRSKARDITSIEHADDAVVHPERAPTLLLGVARVCYSEGMPELYLLPFTLRPTGEPGAPAAEPIVSHLGEAGEVRLYEALADRRVAGSLLEVMAFERQLKTRIGQFSGHLTGAVDKVESTGPVRPVGTEQSNTSLVFGENLVMKVFRKLEPGINPDLEVTRFLTQKAGFRSVPALAGWIDYRNQHGDVHSVAGLFEFVPNQGDAWSVTLKALHRYLSAASRSAADPDTVSGQEAVRRMAGDIFPAIERLGETTAQMHLALASVSDDPAFAPEPVTDDGVQRAIEGFRKQVDTVLGELGRQLEAIPGSFKHGVQASLQEVVRAAPDLRHRGEDLRALTGNTVKARYHGDYHLGQVLRAQHDAPNGSEWYVLDFEGEPARPLADRRAKKSVLRDVAGMLRSFNYAVRVAMQEFKTDDLRLKLAIERWANAWEAQARELYLGAYRRTVAGSSIVPQDPETMDRVLAVFELEKAVYELGYEMNNRPDWLWVPVEGIRSILGGRA, from the coding sequence TTGAGCGCCGACACGCTGTGGTACAAGGATGCCGTTTTCTACGAGCTTCACGTCAAGGCCTTCCAGGACTCGTCGCAGGACGGAGTCGGCGACTTCGGCGGGCTGGTGCAGCGGCTGGACTACGTGGCCGGGCTGGGCGTCGACGCCATCTGGCTGCTGCCCTTCTACCCGTCTCCGTTGCGCGACGACGGCTACGACATCGCCGACTACTACGGCGTGCATCCCAGCTACGGCACCCTCGACGACGTCCAGCGCTTTCTCGACGAGGCCCACAAGCGCGGCCTGAAGGTGATCGCCGACCTGGTGCTGAACCACACCAGCAGCGACCACCCCTGGTTCCAGCGCGCGCGCCGCGCCCCCAAGGGCAGCCCCGAGCGCAACTTCTACGTGTGGAGCGACGACGACACGCTGTACAAGGAAGCGCGCATCATCTTCACCGACACCGAGCCCAGCAACTGGACGTGGGACCCGGTGGCGCAGCAGTACTACTGGCATCGCTTCTTCAGCCACCAGCCAGACCTCAACTGGGACAACCCCGAGGTCAAGGAGGCGATGTTCCGGGTGATGGAGTACTGGCTGGAGCGCGGGCTCGACGGGTTCCGCGCCGACGCCGTGCCGTACCTGATCGAGCGCGAAGGCACCATCTGCGAGAACCTGCCCGAGACGCACGACATCCTCAAGGAGTTCCGCGTCCGGCTGGAAAAGAACTATCCCGGACGCATCCTGCTGGCCGAGGCCAACCAGTGGCCCGAGGACGTCCGCCCGTATTTCGGCGATGACGACGAGTTCCACATGGCGTTCCACTTTCCCCTGATGCCGCGGATCTTCATGGCGGTGCGGCAGGGGATCCGGAAGCCGATCGTGGAGATCATCGAGCGCACGCCGGCCATCCCCGAGAACACGCAGTGGTGCATGTTCCTGCGCAACCACGACGAGCTCACCCTGGAGATGGTGACCGACGAGGAGCGCGACTACATGTACCGCGAGTACGCGGCCGACCCGCGGATGCGCATCAACCTGGGCATCCGCCGCCGGCTGGCGCCGCTGATGGAGAACGACCGGCGCAAGATCGAGCTGCTGAACAGCATTCTCTTCACCATGCCCGGCTCGCCCATCATCTACTACGGCGACGAGATCGGCATGGGCGACAACGTGTGGCTGGGCGACCGCGACGGCGTGCGCACGCCTATGCAGTGGTCGCCCGACCGCAACGCCGGCTTCAGCCGCACCGAGCCCGAGCGGCTGTACCTGCCCGCCATCTCCGACGCCGTCTACGGCTACCAGTCGGTGAACGTCGAGGCGCAGGAGCGCTCGCCCTTCTCCCTGCTCAACTGGACCAAGCGGCTGGTGCGCGTCCGCAAGCAGCACCGCGCGTTCGGCCGGGGATCCATCACCTTTTTGGAGCCCGAAAACCCGCACGTGCTCGCCTACATCCGCGAGTACGGCGAAGACGTGATCCTGGTCGTCAACAACCTGTCGGGCGCGGCGCAGGCGGTGCGGCTGGACCTTACAAAGTACGCCGGGCGCATTCCCGTGGAGCTGCTGGGCGACACGGCGTTCCTGCCCATCGACGAAACGCCGTACGCGCTGACCCTCAGCCCGTACGGCTTCTTCTGGTTCGGGCTGCGGACCCCGCGCGCGGCGGACCAGGGCGAGATCGACCCGGAGCTGGCGCGCGAGTGGGCGCAGCAGGACGCGACGATGCTGGAGGGCAGCGACCTGGTCGTGGGCCTGATGCGCGGCGTGCCGACGGAGTGGGTGCGCGTCCAGCGCTGGTTCCGCAGCAAGGCGCGCGACATCACCAGCATCGAGCACGCCGACGATGCCGTCGTGCACCCGGAGCGCGCGCCCACGCTGCTGCTGGGCGTCGCCCGCGTCTGCTACAGCGAGGGGATGCCGGAGCTGTACCTGCTCCCCTTCACCCTGCGCCCCACGGGCGAGCCCGGCGCGCCCGCGGCCGAGCCCATCGTCTCGCACCTGGGCGAGGCGGGCGAGGTGAGGCTGTACGAGGCGCTGGCGGACCGGCGCGTGGCGGGATCGCTGCTGGAGGTGATGGCGTTCGAGCGGCAGTTGAAGACGCGCATCGGCCAGTTCAGCGGCCACCTGACCGGCGCGGTGGACAAGGTGGAATCTACCGGCCCCGTGCGGCCCGTGGGCACCGAGCAGAGCAACACGTCGCTGGTGTTCGGCGAGAACCTGGTGATGAAGGTGTTCCGCAAGCTGGAGCCGGGGATCAACCCCGACCTGGAGGTCACACGCTTCCTCACCCAGAAGGCGGGCTTCCGCTCGGTGCCGGCGCTGGCGGGGTGGATCGACTACCGTAACCAGCACGGCGACGTGCACTCGGTGGCGGGCCTCTTCGAGTTCGTCCCCAACCAGGGCGACGCGTGGAGCGTGACGCTCAAGGCGCTTCACCGCTACCTCTCCGCCGCCTCGCGCAGCGCGGCCGACCCGGACACGGTCTCGGGTCAGGAGGCGGTGCGGCGGATGGCGGGAGACATCTTCCCCGCCATCGAGCGGCTGGGCGAGACCACGGCGCAAATGCACCTGGCGCTGGCGTCGGTAAGCGACGACCCGGCGTTCGCCCCCGAGCCGGTGACGGACGACGGCGTGCAGCGGGCCATCGAAGGCTTCCGCAAGCAGGTCGACACGGTGCTGGGCGAGCTGGGCCGGCAGCTGGAAGCCATCCCCGGCTCGTTCAAGCACGGCGTGCAGGCGTCGCTCCAGGAGGTGGTGCGCGCCGCGCCCGACCTTCGCCATCGCGGCGAAGACCTGCGCGCGCTCACCGGCAACACGGTCAAGGCGCGCTACCACGGCGACTACCACCTGGGCCAGGTGCTGCGCGCGCAGCACGACGCGCCCAACGGCAGCGAGTGGTACGTGCTGGACTTCGAGGGCGAGCCCGCCCGCCCGCTGGCCGACCGCCGCGCCAAGAAGTCGGTGCTGCGCGACGTGGCGGGAATGCTGCGCTCGTTCAACTACGCCGTGCGCGTGGCCATGCAGGAGTTCAAGACCGACGACCTGCGCCTGAAGCTGGCCATCGAGCGCTGGGCAAACGCATGGGAGGCGCAGGCGCGCGAGCTGTACCTGGGCGCCTACCGCCGCACCGTCGCGGGCTCCTCCATCGTTCCGCAGGACCCGGAGACGATGGACCGCGTGCTGGCCGTCTTCGAGCTGGAAAAGGCCGTGTACGAGCTGGGATACGAGATGAACAACCGCCCCGACTGGCTGTGGGTGCCGGTGGAAGGCATCCGCTCCATCCTGGGAGGCCGCGCGTGA
- a CDS encoding DapH/DapD/GlmU-related protein — MVRVSFHSTSVIYRNCFLGEESVVGEYSVIGKASRVRHSSYKGPVRLEYTGKLLNTLIGIGCYIGSHVIIEEGVSIGDGAVIDDGAVIESGVRVGAGAFIVHGARICEGAQIGCECVIGGFIADYSKVGDRTRVLGQLLHRQEDPTIPWDVGVEAPPELGADVFVGASARIIGGVVIPPRVYVCAGAIITQPVASDHVAFGINESVPIQNWTGALRYSTFWQELRS; from the coding sequence ATGGTCCGAGTGAGTTTCCATTCTACCAGTGTGATCTACCGTAACTGTTTCCTGGGAGAAGAAAGCGTAGTTGGCGAATACTCAGTAATAGGAAAAGCCTCTCGCGTGAGGCACTCGTCATATAAAGGCCCGGTCAGGTTGGAGTACACGGGAAAACTTCTCAATACCTTGATCGGCATTGGCTGCTACATCGGATCCCACGTGATCATCGAAGAAGGGGTGTCGATAGGGGACGGTGCTGTGATCGATGATGGCGCCGTCATAGAAAGTGGGGTGAGGGTCGGCGCCGGCGCGTTCATCGTGCATGGAGCGCGTATTTGCGAAGGTGCGCAAATCGGTTGTGAATGCGTGATCGGTGGCTTCATAGCCGATTACAGCAAAGTCGGTGATAGGACGCGAGTACTAGGACAACTGCTCCATCGCCAAGAAGATCCAACAATCCCATGGGATGTCGGAGTAGAAGCGCCGCCCGAACTAGGTGCAGACGTGTTTGTCGGAGCATCGGCCCGAATCATTGGTGGAGTCGTAATACCTCCGCGCGTTTACGTCTGTGCCGGCGCGATCATAACGCAACCGGTTGCGAGTGACCATGTGGCCTTTGGAATAAATGAGTCAGTCCCGATCCAGAATTGGACGGGTGCTCTCCGGTATTCAACCTTTTGGCAGGAGTTGCGCTCATGA
- a CDS encoding DUF4287 domain-containing protein, which produces MPTNEKPSGPASYFPSIEKKYGKPIEHWLELARNQQGMKHMDMVKWLKAEHGLGHGHANAIVAFVLAGPK; this is translated from the coding sequence ATGCCGACAAACGAGAAGCCAAGCGGACCAGCGTCCTACTTCCCTTCGATCGAGAAGAAGTACGGAAAACCCATCGAGCACTGGCTGGAACTCGCGCGGAACCAGCAGGGGATGAAGCACATGGACATGGTGAAGTGGCTGAAGGCGGAGCACGGCCTGGGCCATGGTCACGCCAATGCGATCGTCGCCTTCGTCCTCGCCGGGCCGAAGTAG
- a CDS encoding DUF4287 domain-containing protein: MPTDEKPSGPASYFPSIEKKYGQPIEHWLELARNQQGMKHMDMVKWLKTEHGLGHGHANAIVAFVLAGAK, encoded by the coding sequence ATGCCCACAGACGAGAAGCCGAGCGGACCAGCCTCCTACTTCCCCTCGATCGAGAAGAAGTACGGACAACCCATCGAACACTGGCTGGAACTCGCGCGGAACCAGCAGGGAATGAAGCACATGGACATGGTGAAGTGGCTGAAGACGGAGCACGGCCTCGGCCATGGTCACGCCAACGCGATCGTCGCGTTTGTGCTCGCCGGGGCGAAGTAG
- a CDS encoding DUF4377 domain-containing protein has translation MRSIFGCLLLLALVLPYLSGCGILEPDSTRLLTLHVGPQTAECVGMEVQQCLVVKERPNDEWNFFFASIQGFTFEPGYLYVLQVRRRSIRNPPADGSSYEYHLLRVVSKEPVPADWRER, from the coding sequence ATGCGATCGATTTTTGGCTGCCTGCTCCTGCTCGCCCTCGTCCTGCCCTATCTGAGCGGGTGCGGAATCCTGGAGCCGGACTCCACACGGCTTCTCACTCTCCATGTGGGCCCGCAGACGGCCGAGTGCGTGGGGATGGAAGTTCAGCAGTGCCTCGTCGTGAAGGAACGCCCCAATGATGAGTGGAACTTCTTCTTCGCCTCCATTCAGGGTTTCACCTTTGAACCCGGGTACCTGTACGTCCTGCAGGTCCGCCGCCGGAGCATCCGCAATCCCCCGGCGGATGGGTCCAGTTACGAGTATCACCTGCTCCGGGTGGTCTCCAAGGAGCCAGTTCCTGCCGATTGGCGGGAGCGATGA
- a CDS encoding erythromycin esterase family protein codes for MGGPASSLGVHSATDSLEEQAAARVAAAVCGKRVVLLGELPDHGHARGFGVKARVVERLVANCGFRAVLFEAGSYDFFGLEQAIATPRGPVSAAAGAPHPWTWAGRADSLQLVLDRAIGGFWWTRELTEWRRWLLHGAVTGRVAVGGLDDQPSATAAYARATMPRLVGAAVPPARAAECREAVARYFRWGYTETLPYDSTEQARLADCSRLAADRTPAAPTSVQGRTLDEIMLGDLATYFAREARVAGAPDRDLSMAQRLAWWSARLPRDTKIVVWTATVHAARGPGSPPVLTLGVPPLGARLAETWGDQLAVIGFTALRGEWSRAGGPTQPLDPLPPHSLEARALAAGTAGDAAGWAFLDQAALRSLGPVPSRLFGGVKTTDWSAAFDGVVVIRDEAAPTFEPRR; via the coding sequence GTGGGTGGCCCAGCGAGCAGCCTGGGTGTGCACTCGGCCACGGACAGCTTGGAGGAACAGGCGGCCGCGCGTGTCGCCGCCGCCGTGTGCGGCAAGCGCGTCGTTCTCCTCGGCGAGTTGCCCGACCACGGCCATGCCCGTGGATTCGGCGTCAAGGCGCGAGTCGTGGAGCGCCTGGTGGCGAACTGCGGCTTCCGCGCGGTGCTGTTCGAGGCGGGGAGCTACGACTTCTTCGGCCTGGAGCAGGCGATCGCTACTCCGCGGGGCCCGGTCAGCGCAGCGGCGGGCGCGCCGCATCCGTGGACGTGGGCCGGCCGGGCCGATTCGCTCCAGCTCGTGCTCGACCGCGCGATCGGCGGCTTCTGGTGGACGCGGGAACTCACGGAATGGCGGCGATGGCTCTTGCACGGGGCGGTGACCGGCCGCGTGGCCGTTGGTGGGCTGGACGATCAGCCGAGCGCGACGGCGGCCTACGCCCGGGCGACGATGCCCCGCCTGGTGGGCGCCGCGGTGCCGCCCGCACGCGCGGCTGAGTGCCGGGAGGCCGTCGCGCGCTACTTCAGGTGGGGCTACACCGAGACCCTGCCGTACGACAGCACGGAGCAGGCACGGCTGGCCGACTGCTCCCGGCTGGCGGCCGACCGCACGCCGGCCGCACCGACCTCCGTCCAAGGGCGGACGCTGGACGAGATCATGCTCGGCGACTTGGCCACCTACTTCGCGCGCGAGGCCCGAGTCGCCGGGGCACCCGACCGTGACCTGTCCATGGCCCAGCGCCTCGCGTGGTGGTCTGCCCGGCTTCCGCGAGACACCAAGATCGTCGTCTGGACGGCGACGGTGCACGCGGCGCGCGGGCCCGGCTCGCCCCCCGTGCTCACCCTCGGGGTGCCGCCCCTGGGCGCGCGGCTGGCCGAGACGTGGGGCGACCAGCTGGCGGTCATCGGCTTCACGGCGCTCCGCGGGGAGTGGTCCCGGGCCGGGGGGCCGACGCAGCCGCTCGATCCGCTGCCGCCGCACTCGTTGGAGGCCCGGGCGCTCGCGGCCGGGACGGCTGGCGACGCGGCGGGATGGGCCTTCCTGGACCAGGCGGCGCTCCGTTCGCTCGGCCCGGTGCCGTCGAGGCTCTTCGGCGGCGTCAAGACAACCGATTGGTCCGCTGCGTTCGACGGCGTCGTGGTGATCCGCGACGAGGCTGCCCCAACCTTCGAGCCGCGGCGGTAA
- a CDS encoding DUF4287 domain-containing protein: MPTDEKLSGPASYFPSIEKKYGKPIEHWLELARNQQGMKHMDMVKWLKAEHGLGHGHANAIVAFVLARS; encoded by the coding sequence ATGCCGACAGACGAGAAGCTAAGCGGACCAGCGTCCTACTTCCCCTCGATCGAGAAGAAGTACGGAAAGCCCATCGAACACTGGCTGGAGCTCGCGCGGAACCAGCAGGGAATGAAGCACATGGACATGGTGAAGTGGCTGAAGGCGGAGCACGGCCTGGGCCATGGTCACGCCAATGCGATCGTCGCCTTCGTCCTCGCCCGTTCGTGA
- a CDS encoding alpha/beta hydrolase family protein — translation MLIAGTGVQDRDGGVMPNDPYRPLRQIADTLSRRGIAVLRLDDRGFAEGNHWSPPTAAEVAEDVRNAISLLRGRADIDAQRILVIGHSEGGIVAPMIAAGDSGLAGIILLSAPAKSWRQTRQELARAAAERDPRLRTAEERDSVASAQLASEEVMITRVRAFGFLADHDPLPAARRVSRPSVLILHGATDQQVPPAHVELLAAAFRAGGNRDVSVRLFPETNHLMVHDPNGDPSGYDALPSRTVTAEVLGALAEWASTRLGARSDPQQSTCR, via the coding sequence GTGCTGATCGCCGGAACGGGGGTGCAGGATCGCGACGGCGGCGTGATGCCCAACGACCCGTACCGGCCGTTGCGGCAGATCGCCGATACCCTCTCCAGGCGCGGAATCGCCGTGCTGCGCCTGGACGATCGCGGTTTTGCGGAAGGGAATCACTGGTCACCGCCGACCGCCGCGGAAGTTGCGGAGGATGTGCGTAACGCGATTTCGCTGCTCCGGGGAAGGGCGGACATAGACGCCCAGCGTATCCTTGTGATTGGGCACAGCGAGGGCGGGATCGTCGCGCCCATGATTGCTGCCGGGGATTCCGGGCTTGCCGGCATCATTCTGCTCAGCGCCCCGGCGAAATCCTGGCGCCAGACTCGGCAGGAACTGGCGAGAGCCGCGGCGGAGCGGGACCCCCGCCTGCGAACGGCCGAGGAACGCGACTCCGTGGCGAGCGCGCAGCTCGCCAGTGAAGAGGTCATGATCACTCGCGTTCGTGCCTTTGGATTTCTCGCGGATCATGATCCGCTGCCGGCCGCCCGACGGGTAAGCCGCCCGAGCGTGCTGATCCTCCATGGCGCGACGGATCAGCAGGTGCCGCCGGCCCACGTCGAGCTGCTTGCGGCGGCATTCCGCGCCGGAGGCAACCGGGACGTGAGCGTACGGCTCTTCCCGGAAACCAACCACCTGATGGTGCACGATCCCAATGGCGACCCGTCGGGGTACGACGCGCTCCCGTCACGAACGGTGACGGCCGAGGTGCTCGGGGCGCTTGCGGAGTGGGCCTCCACCCGGCTTGGTGCTCGTTCGGACCCGCAACAGTCTACCTGCCGCTGA
- a CDS encoding DUF1697 domain-containing protein: MPRYVALLRGVSPSNCKMPQLKECFQSAGFDDVRTLLSSGNVAFTTRDSSWTALEQQAEQAMLASLGHAFPTIIRPAEYLQDLVASHPFAEFTLPPAAKRVVTFLRRPENPGVELPLERDGARILKLAGSEVFTAYEPSPKGPVFMTLLERTFGKDITTRTFDTVKKCAVA, from the coding sequence ATGCCTCGATACGTCGCTCTCCTTCGCGGGGTCAGCCCCTCGAACTGCAAGATGCCGCAGCTGAAGGAGTGCTTTCAGTCGGCGGGGTTCGACGACGTGCGCACGCTCCTGTCCAGCGGCAATGTCGCGTTCACCACGCGCGACTCGTCCTGGACCGCGCTCGAACAGCAGGCCGAGCAGGCCATGCTCGCATCGTTGGGCCATGCCTTTCCCACGATCATCCGGCCGGCTGAGTATCTCCAGGACCTCGTCGCGAGCCACCCGTTCGCCGAGTTCACCCTGCCACCCGCGGCCAAGCGCGTGGTCACCTTCCTGCGGCGCCCGGAGAACCCGGGTGTGGAACTGCCGCTGGAGCGTGACGGAGCAAGGATTCTCAAACTTGCAGGCAGCGAGGTTTTCACGGCGTATGAGCCCAGTCCCAAGGGGCCCGTCTTCATGACGCTGCTCGAGCGCACGTTTGGAAAGGACATCACCACGCGGACGTTCGACACGGTGAAGAAGTGCGCTGTCGCATAG
- a CDS encoding barstar family protein, whose amino-acid sequence MIVQLDTRQITNWETFHDVFARQFGFPGFYGRNMDAWIDCMTSLDAPEDGMTSIHVPEGHALALQLDHVDDFARRCPEQYDALIECAAFVNWRRIEQGFPAVLALSFFKQ is encoded by the coding sequence ATGATCGTTCAACTCGACACTCGTCAGATCACCAACTGGGAAACGTTCCACGACGTCTTCGCGCGCCAGTTCGGGTTTCCGGGCTTCTACGGGCGCAACATGGACGCGTGGATCGACTGCATGACGTCGCTCGATGCGCCCGAGGATGGCATGACTTCCATCCATGTCCCGGAAGGCCACGCGCTTGCTCTCCAGCTCGACCACGTCGACGACTTCGCCCGCCGCTGTCCGGAGCAGTACGACGCGCTCATCGAGTGCGCCGCGTTCGTCAACTGGCGCCGCATCGAGCAGGGTTTCCCCGCGGTGCTGGCGTTGTCATTCTTCAAGCAGTAG
- a CDS encoding DUF7668 domain-containing protein — protein sequence MSDAASDDPAAVKDPDAAHPIAGAWRPMLREVVQRFVEGDYHLAQAIPGVEPVSAATAEQVRDYLADYGATLVELPDDTWRTSVAQWMETHWDILVDLWTSEEGRSDLVLEGGVVETMGGPRLTIHMVCVP from the coding sequence GTGAGTGACGCAGCCTCTGACGATCCCGCGGCGGTAAAGGACCCGGATGCCGCGCATCCGATCGCCGGGGCGTGGCGGCCGATGCTGCGCGAGGTGGTGCAGCGCTTCGTTGAGGGAGACTATCACCTCGCGCAGGCCATTCCTGGCGTCGAGCCGGTCTCTGCCGCTACGGCTGAACAGGTTCGCGACTACCTCGCCGACTACGGCGCTACGCTTGTCGAGTTGCCGGATGACACCTGGCGGACGTCCGTCGCGCAGTGGATGGAGACACACTGGGACATTCTGGTCGACCTTTGGACCTCCGAGGAAGGCCGGAGCGACCTGGTGCTCGAGGGTGGCGTCGTGGAGACCATGGGCGGGCCTCGCCTGACGATCCACATGGTTTGCGTTCCCTAG